Proteins encoded in a region of the Quercus lobata isolate SW786 chromosome 8, ValleyOak3.0 Primary Assembly, whole genome shotgun sequence genome:
- the LOC115957072 gene encoding disease resistance protein RGA2-like — translation MAGALLSAIVERLGSFISSEFKLTVTVKEEVQELETKFRTIQAVLNDAEKRQLKEEDVKLWLDKLEGVSYEIDYMLDEWNTVMIKAEIEKQQKEFEEKEKAETSTAKKRKVWPLISYFNFSVPNLLPHRDIAHKIQELNENLDETYKEREMYGFELSRPIQEVIERPKTTSYVDVSEILGRDKVKNDLVSALLGKGTEKDKHPHVISLVGMGGIGKTILAQLAYNDQEVQALFEIKVWVCVLNPFDQCKVAKEILESIERRSSNLTALQSLLDRICDKVG, via the exons ATGGCTGGTGCTCTACTTTCTGCTATCGTGGAGCGGCTTGGTTCTTTCATTTCTTCAGAGTTCAAGTTGACAGTAACTGTTAAGGAAGAAGTCCAAGAGCTTGAAACCAAATTCCGTACCATTCAGGCAGTGCTCAATGATGCTGAGAAGAGGCAGCTGAAGGAGGAAGATGTGAAGCTTTGGTTAGATAAGCTCGAAGGCGTATCGTACGAGATCGACTACATGTTGGATGAGTGGAACACTGTCATGATCAAAGCAGAGATTgagaaacaacaaaaagaattcgaagaaaaagaaaaagctgaaACTAGTACTGCTAAGAAGAGGAAGGTATGGCCCCTCATCTCCTACTTCAATTTCTCAGTTCCTAATCTTTTACCGCATCGTGATATTGCTCATAAGATACAAGAACTTAACGAAAATTTAGATGAGACTTACAAAGAGAGGGAGATGTACGGGTTTGAATTGAGTAGGCCCATTCAAGAAGTAATTGAGAGACCAAAAACTACTTCTTATGTTGATGTGTCTGAAATTCTTGGTCGTGATAAGGTTAAGAATGATCTAGTGAGCGCC CTATTGGGCAAGGGTACTGAAAAAGATAAACACCCCCATGTAATCTCTTTGGTGGGCATGGGCGGTATTGGAAAAACTATTCTTGCCCAATTAGCCTACAATGATCAGGAGGTGCAAGCCCTTTTTGAGATAAAagtgtgggtttgtgttttgaatCCTTTCGATCAGTGCAAGGTTGCCAAAGAAATCCTTGAATCTATTGAACGTCGATCCTCCAACTTGACTGCATTGCAAAGTCTATTGGATAGAATTTGTGATAAAGTTGGGTGA
- the LOC115957073 gene encoding putative disease resistance protein RGA3: MWKPFRDALKNCGSQSSRILVTTRKDQVAKMMESANTIKLEDLSEEDCWLVFSKIAFSDKDRQQCEQLEDFGKQISKKCKGLPLAARTLGSLMRLKKSKEEWKNVLNSNLWELEVVEKGLFAPLLLSYYDLSSPLKWCFSYCVVFPKTHVFYVDELVYMWTAHGFVESRENMEVEIMAREYLENLVIRSFFQECKEYKRFGTRYKMHDIVHDFAQSITEAHHLGYSRRSQFPPSTNRSKIYALSSFLIIMIIIYPI, encoded by the coding sequence ATGTGGAAGCCATTCAGAGATGCACTCAAAAATTGTGGTTCCCAAAGTAGTAGAATTCTAGTCACCACACGTAAAGACCAAGTTGCGAAGATGATGGAAAGTGCAAATACGATCAAGTTGGAGGACTTGTCTGAGGAAGATTGTTGGTTGGTGTTTAGTAAAATAGCATTTTCTGATAAGGATCGTCAGCAATGTGAGCAACTAGAAGACTTTGGCAAACAAATATCAAAGAAGTGCAAAGGCTTGCCCCTTGCAGCAAGGACTCTAGGGAGTCTCATGCgcttaaagaaaagtaaagaagaatgGAAGAATGTTTTGAATAGCAATTTGTGGGAATTAGAAGTTGTTGAAAAAGGTCTTTTTGCACCATTGTTATTGAGTTACTATGATTTATCATCACCACTGAAATGGTGTTTCTCATACTGTGTTGTCTTTCCAAAAACTcatgttttttatgttgatGAGTTGGTATATATGTGGACAGCACATGGATTTGTTGAGTCAAGGGAAAATATGGAGGTGGAAATCATGGCACGAGAATACTTAGAAAATTTAGTCATTCGCTCTTTCTTCCAAGAATGCAAGGAATATAAACGGTTTGGCACAAGATACAAAATGCATGATATAGTGCATGACTTTGCACAATCAATTACTGAAGCTCACCATTTGGGATATTCAAGAAGGTCCCAATTTCCTCCATCTACTAATAGATCAAAAATCTACGCACTGTCATCTTTTTTAATCATAATGATTATAATATATCCAATTTAG